One window of the Clupea harengus chromosome 20, Ch_v2.0.2, whole genome shotgun sequence genome contains the following:
- the insb gene encoding preproinsulin b, whose amino-acid sequence MSKLLPQLSTAFRMARLPPAAPVVLLLLTSCFPRGLTAPPQYLCGSHLVEALYLVCGDNGFFYSPSKSKRDLAALLVLLSKSSVPGRQKHPVNVRMEVRMKRGIVEQCCHQPCSIYHLQDYCN is encoded by the exons ATGTCCAAACTACTTCCACAGCTATCCACAG CATTCCGGATGGCCCGCCTACCCCCAGCAGCCCCTGTGGTGCTGCTGCTTCTTACTTCCTGTTTCCCACGAGGCTTGACCGCTCCGCCCCAATACCTGTGTGGCTCTCACCTGGTGGAGGCTCTGTACCTGGTGTGTGGTGACAATGGCTTCTTCTACAGTCCCAGCAAGAGCAAAAGGGACCTGGCAGCTCTCCTGG TTCTCCTCTCCAAGTCATCAGTCCCGGGGAGACAGAAGCATCCGGTGAACGTGCGCATGGAGGTGAGAATGAAGAGAGGCATAGTAGAACAGTGTTGCCACCAGCCATGCAGCATCTACCACCTGCAGGACTACTGCAACTGA